The genomic window TCTAACCTCACTACAAATTTAGAGTGCATTGCATTCTTGAATTCaatattgaattgaaaattgagtcattgaataaaataaaattttaaaaatttcttctgaaattttacaaatttttattataaaaaccacATTTAATAACCAAAAATAATAGCCAAACACATCGCGCttgtatttgtataaaaaatggaaagctcacaaataaataagtttaaataCAGAACAACAACCATTTCACCGGCAAATCAAAAATTTCAGTCAAACCCCAGAAACACTAAAGTTTAATTTCCATTTGAAGGCAAAagggtgaaaaagaaaatttaaattgctgCAGAAGCAAGTTTGCGCAGTCAGCAGTCAGTTAGCAACGCTCCGGCAACGCTGAACacctaaaatttttataaaatgcatttcttaaATTGAAATGTCGTCGTCGTCGTTCTCGTCCTCGTCGTCGAAGTGACTGCGCTTGGCCACCGAAACATgagcatatacatgtatgtgtgtgggtgtgtgtaaaTGGAtttgtatacgtatgtatgaatgtatgcgcTTACTTTTTGGTGCTACTGTGGTTACAAGCTCTCAACGCAATTCCTCCGTCTTATACTAAAATTCTATTTAATGGCTGTGTGAAGTGACTTGTCTTGTTGCTCCTGACATCCTAGTTGAAGGGAGGGGGCGAGGCGCATATACAGAAATATAGATGGTTATGTTcacatgcacataaatataGATGAGTGTAGACTTGCTTCAAGCTACTCCGCCTCTTGAGGGACGGCAGGGGGTCCCAAGGCACAATCGCAAGTTGCAGTTCACTTCGCTGTATTTTCCTACGCTTGGCGACGGCGGCGGAGCCTTCATGACTCTTGCAAAGAACTTCTTCTTAACATCATATCTGCGTTGTCAGTGTATTTGGAGTAAGCACACATGTAagcacctatgtatgtatgcgtctgtgtgtgtgcatgttcaAATATGCGTTGTAGCAATGGAGGCGTCTTTGAACTGCTTTTTCATTTCGTGTTCaactcaatttttgtttttcttttccttaTTGTAAAATCACATTTACACAAAACTCAAATGCatttgtgtgcatgtatatacatatatgaacatgtgcgtatgtatgtacgcgctCCTATTGAAATATCAATTTTGGTATtcgataaatatttaaattcccTACATTTGACAGTTATCGATTTACGAGTAACTGTGTGCTATGCTaacttttttcgctttttactTGATTTTCCCGTTTCGAATTTTGCCCgcccttttaaaaataaaagaaaacccgtaaagattataaaaatgttgaggTTGAAAGGAGTAGGAAATTTGACAGTTGCTGTCAGGCGATTTCGATGTGACAGTACAGCATAAATTCGCTAAAGCGCATTTTCTTTGGAAGTCTTGGCGGATGAGGCGCATTTACACCACACACACTTTGCTTATCCGTTTTGGAGAGTTTGAAGTTGTATTCTTATTTAACCTCTTTTTGAAGTAGTTACTCAATGGCTTAAAATATTGGAATTTGTTtgagtaaaaattttgaataaaatttaagctCATTGAAAGATTGGTTCTGCTGATTGGAtcaacgaaatttttatttttctgaatatttttattactttagttCTAAGTAGAGCAGTGGTCGCATATTTTCGAACAGCTCGGGCAAATGAGCAACGACTTCTCGCACACCTGTTCGATGCGTGAGCTCAGGTATGTCGCTCTTTTTCGAGTAATTCGAGCAATACATTTAATTATTTCGACTTTTTGCTGAGCACTTTGATTTTTTGTACACAGTACTaatgtagtaaaaaaataaagaaataacgacaaataaaattgacaacatttgcttaggttaggttgaagtggttgtcctgtgggacacactcaggctcatagcccattgtgatgccgcgtggggagcttgtccctatctcttctaaaaccagagtgtgcttttcaaaaacttttgtatATCCCTAACTTCTGAAAACTGagatcttctaattcattaaaaaattatctaccTGAGTCTGGGTAGAGCAGGACAATATCACAGAAAGTGCGGGATTTTCTCTTCCTCCACCTCATCTAGAgaacttctacagaaatcatcCAACTATCCTTTGGGCATGTCTGTGTACTAAGAcgatgcttattttggcttagctgAGACTCTGCGCATTCAGCATTGAGAGTTggccacagttgatgggcgattttaCAGATGGTTTCAATACGTCATCTTTCATTCGTTACTCTTACAATTTTCTATAAAACAAGTAGCTTAGAAGCCTGAAAGGGTGTGGCTATGCCATGGGCTATGTACTCATAGGTCAGTTTAAAGCGGAGTCTCgatagttcatcggctctgcagttaccctcaatgtcgcgatgggcaggaacccatgttaggttaagtttggcagccgcatcgcacatagagacaacgatgccacttagaccacgaaatgggtgcGTTGTGAGCAGGAACCCCTGTTACCATCAGGTGAAATTACTCAACCGTCTCGTTAAGAGAAGTGCGGCATTTCATAGCTACCTTAGAGGTTGTCGACTATTTTGTGAGgcattttatcgccgcctggctaccagtgaaaatgtagatctcatttccagatatcgcatcacactgtaccagctTTCTTTATTGCCATTAGTTCAGCcagaaagacactacagtagtcgggtagcCGAAAACTGCACCTCCACCCAatctgccctcgagctttgagccatctttGTATACATGAATGGCCCTTACATCGTTTCGTTCCCACTATTACCTTGACAATATGAGAGTCGGGAACGTTGTAAAGGCAATTGTAGGCGGGAATGCGAAGTCCACCAGACTGGGAAGCTTCGAAATGTCAGCTAGGATTTAGCCGTGGCCTTAGTTCGTATTTGACCATTTACTTTTCAACCTCATTGCCGCACTTCGAACGATATATCTTGCCTTCAGCTCCACGGGCAGgaggtttaatgtcgcatataatacTTCCGTGGGCATGGTTGACAGTGCACCGATTATGAGATCGGATGCGAGCCTTTGCACTTTCTCAatccttttaatattttcgcCCTTCTCAAGGGTAgtccaccatattacaataccgTAGTAGAAAACTGGCATAACCACTGCTGTGCAGAGCCATTCTAGGTTCCAACCCCCATTTCTCCATAATTAGCCTTCAGCAGAAGTAATATACAACTCCGTCATAGTTTCTCGTACTATATCTGcaactgtgagcccccaatttagcttcctatccaatacaaatatttgcttagctgctcaaaaatttcaatcaaacaTTTGAGCAATGAAGGAGTTTCAACTGACGCCAGCCAATTAGCTGATTCTtttaaattcgctgagagccggccaacggtctgatcttggccaCATCTTCTGAATTATTTTCACGTCAAAACAAGCTGAGCTTGCGGCTAGTCGATCGTTGATTGCAAGTCCCACAATAATTTTCCTATAACTTccatcattatttttcttttagataCTTCGGTATACTTTTCCTTCCATACCTTTGCCTtcccatttttatttacatgattTGTTTGATGGATCTTCAGCAATTCCATGGCTTTTCAAAGTCTTATTAACACctggttgttattgttattgtaaaaagatagACTATCTCTATAAAAAAGTACCTAGCGGAAATGACAGTACTTGGCTAAATAGAAATACGTCTAATTCACGACTATCTTGGGGATGATTAGCACCTGATGACTGCTGCAGTTGCCTTTCCAAAAAgacataagttttattttattcaggTTACATTGAGATATGTACAACGTGAAGTCCAAAATGAACCAGACTGAGCAGAAATAGGAACGACAGTAGCTTtgatctgataacttcgagtttattcattcaaaatagtcccctctggcctcgaaaCGCTGGTTTGTGCggtctaaaagcttttcgaaagagtgtttcaggtcattgtaGATCTCAGGCGGGCAAAGCATACTTGTTCCAAGTTTTCCATGTTGGCTACTTTTTGGTACCACCTGAATATGATTTTTTACTTTCGCCTTGCTTATCATGAAGTTTTAAAGACATGTTGCATTTCATGACTCGATAGATGTCTAtcatttttcacataatttCAATATAGCTAACAGCTTTCTTGTTTCACAAGAAATGTTCTATAACTGATTTCAACGAAAACAAACCCTTGGCCTTTATCTAATGAAAGATGAATTTCTCATCCATTTTCCCTATTTGTGGTCAAACAaaagcacttttccaaattagtcagttaataaatttcaataaattacaagaatctcttttaatttttgcaaaacttaGCTGTGGAAAATTAGCAATAGTATGCAATAAGCCAAATGCTTCACCTTCTTTACCCAaagcttttataaaatttttcaaacatttttcaagGTAGCGgtgggaaaaaaattctttcacttgGTACAAATGACGgatttgctatattttttaaagattattttacaaaaaataatacttatgaatttaaatattaattattgctATTTCATCCATAGAAAAAGCagcatttttacaattttacttaTAAAACAAACAAGCATTTTTTGTGTATcgatcagtccataagttcgtgcgtttttttaaggtggtttttaaattaataaaacagatgtttaaagtatttattaatcaataatatattttccttcatcatttacaatgccttcccaacgtttaggcaatatttttcaataattccctgctcaaaaaattgtttgtccttggagccaaaatacgcttcgatatccctttttatagcttcttttgaggagtagttcatgttactcatatgggattgaagtccacggaaaaggtgataatcaccaggcgcaatatccggagagtatggtggatgcggcattagctcccatccgagctcgttcagcttgcctaatgtttgccttgcggtaagaggtcttgcgttgtcgtggtgaaacaaaactaagtgcttcattcaggtttgatagctgataggaataatcagcagttatcgtctggtttggttccagaagttcataataaacaacaccggccatatcccaccaaatagacaagataatattcttggggtgaagaccatctctaggggtcggttctggtgtttcatctttatctaaccattggcgtttgcgaacggGATAATTGTagaggacccatttttcatcaccagtaacgatacggttaaaaaactttcattttcaagtcgTTGTAGcaactgagaacacacattcactctctgctaaaggttggcgacggaaagtctatgcggaacccattttcccagcttggaaacctttcccaactgaccTGTGAACTGTGAACTATTCAATGCGATGAATttagcttccacgagttcgagcaaggcgtcggagttaaagacttcagaacgaccagcgcgcggggcatcctccacgtcgcagttaccacttcggaatggTGAAAACCAcatttgcgcagtccttacactcacggtatcttctccgtgaacagtgttcatttctgcagcagcagttgttgcatttttaccacttttataaaaaaaaatacaaaatatgcctctgatacgcgttcgaagattccatttattccattattttttaacaacacgtgcttctatccgcgattaaaatcacttgttgaatgcacaatataacaaagaaaatataaatagttccgctatattccgcgaataattttttgtatgcaaacatcgtacaaaagtgaaattaaactttcacaatttatacaaaatttagaaaaattctacgaaattttttcttatttgttccgaaattaaaatatgtaatatttttttaatggatttttGCACTgtattacatataaaaattaattgaatcaaCCACCCCAAACGAACATACACTATCTCTGGTCACTCTACCGCAGTAAAACCAAATATAAGCGTATAAACAGCAAATCTTATCGCCTCTTTGGCGCATCTTTACAACGCTTCAGTGCCGCGCAGCGATAACTTATCACTGAATTTATGACAATTGATTTTGCACATCGTCTATGCAGGTGTTGCAACAATACCAACCAATAAACACTACCGAAATTAACTACAGCGACTATTCATCATTTACCCTCATAGGCAGTATTAGATTGGACAGCAGCAAACTAAGACGTCGGCATTAGGCGAAAGCAATTCAATTAAAGCAGAATACACCAGCGGCTTTTGTTAACGATTTGAAGATATTGATTAGTGTGCAATGCCGCCACCACCACCGGGACGACAGGGGCCGCCGCCGGGGCCTCCACGCCGACCATTGTTTAAAGTGGAAATCATACCACCGTGGCGACGACACCATCACccgccgccaccaccaccgcccAGTCAGCCAGTTGTTGTAGTTGTGCCACCAGCACAACCGCCGCCGCCGCCTTACGGAGGAGGTTACTATCCACCACCACCGGGACCGCCACCACCAGATCACTATCACAATCCACCGCGTTATTAAGGAATTACGTGGACGGATATAGTAAAACTAATGGatgtattatttaaattttccgaCGCACAGATATGAGGTTGTATGTATTTCCGTATGTACGTAGCGCGCGAAATGTGAAAAGTCGCTTTAGAAACTCTTACGGGTGCATTTCGTGCTTAATAACTTAATCATAAATAACCAGTACATTGACAtgacattttgtaaatttttctaagcatattttagtgaatttaagcaaaaattgtgtaataaattttgagttagacattttttatgagatAACAATAAAACTGCAACTACGTTTTGGTTATGAAAAAGTGATCGACTTTGTGTGTTATCGTTGGTTCAGTTATCAGTAGTCATAAAAGTgttatcaatatttttatattcagcGGCTCAATAGTGCATTAGGTTGTTAAAGCTCTGTCAATGTGTCTGTTATTAATAACTAAAATGGCCAGTAAAGTAAACTGGGGCACATTTAGCTTTGAAGGGACTTACCTTCATAAGACATTTCgggtatggaaaaaatttgtataatttgacGATCGGTACTGTGACCGTAGCGGCGCCGCCacagccgaatggattggtgcatgactaccaatCGGAAGTGAGcaggttcgaatttccgtgcatAAAACGCCAAATGAAGGAAGAAGCGTTtttcgccccttggcaggcaatggcaaacgtttttttgtatttttgacatgaaaaagctccttataaaataaTCATCTGCCATTCGGCGTCAACttacaactgtaggtccctccatttgtggaggtccaatattatatttacatacatacatatacatccaTACATGTACGATATTGGGTTAATAAATTCCAAAACATTGAAACAGATGACATTTCAAAAGAAGACTCCCAAGTTTGCTGACTTtgttttgaaaactttgaaaaagaCACTTAAGAGCATTTtcgtaatgaaatgaaatgaatttctTGTGTTGCTTAAAAacccttttttatgcaaaaccaTCAcggatatcaaaaaaaaaattgaaaaacattatCTACCACTGGTTTAATCTCTTCCCTTGCAGTCCTGCCAACACAACTAATGTCGAACTTACTTATCGCCAAATTGATCTCACCACACCAGAAATGATCGTCAAAATCTGcggtatacgaggggtgccttttatatgtcgggattagagaacaaaaacaaattttaatcatcgaaaatcactttattgtttttcaaaatattctccatgaagatctatacacttttgcatgcgtttgaaccaattgtcgaagcacttttgccactgtGAATgaagtacctccaaaacatgcattctgaatgccacaACCgtttcttcaggtgtcgaaaaacgttgatttctcagtttgttttttacgggaataaaaagaagtcattcggtgccaagtcaggactatacggtggatacccattaattcgatgttttgggtgctcaaaaatgcagttgttggagccgatgtgtgagagctcgcattgtcctggtgaagagtgatccgtctttggcgattggttttcctaatttcttggaagacaactggcaaacaaatggttgtgtaccactcagaatttactgttctgcgttgttctagtggtacggttgcgacatgtccagtttttccgaaaaaacaggcgaccatttgcttggaagtgcttcgtgcgcgaacaacttttgttgggtttggctcatcttgaaacacccatacaatcgactgctgtttactttcgggctcatacgcataaatccatggttcatcacctgtcacgatgtcatagacgtgtttcgaagccccgcgatcgtattttttgagcatttccttcgaccaatcgatacgagccattttttgagcgattggcaaattgtgtgggatccaacgcgaacaaatttttttgacagtattAAAGAGCCGAAGTCAGAAAAGAGAAAGATGGGTCTATTGCTCATTAAAGTCATAACAAAAAGTTGTttcattaattctttttttttactatgaaaaaaaaactaagtattATTGCCGCATATTATGCAGACATGGTCGTACACTTCGTTATCggtttaaggccggcgggccaattagatgtcctaaattcagtagttttcgcgaagcgttgtaggatgagaaaaaaaacaattagccaaatgaagttttggggatagtttaatatatatttgaactaaaaaaaaaaaatttgtacaatctccaacaatatattgtaagccgagttatcaatagattcccagagcgccttgccactgaagtatccaacttctgtacaagatacaacttgcaattttcatctgaaaacaaaaaaaaaaaagattattaattttgatgtaattatcttcgatgtgaactaagaaaattggaagaaacacgtaaaattcgaatttttggggaaggtagaaaaaaaaagtggtttttcaaggaaaaaaaaaactcttcaactgggtaaaaaagtcgcttaaaaaagtttttggatgttttttttagttcacatagaagagaaaacaatactgaagataacgcattttaaatgaaatggatagctcgtttagtgtttttgcaatcgtgtacataaattaggtaaaatcgtgaaaatgaaaagcagaGAAATCGCGCTTCAaagtacaacaataagcgcacggttgctcgacgccgcactacgctcggctctgtagctctgcaaatacttggaatttaactctaaaaatttgtgtctcatgttcttgaatatctaagctattgatttcaggaaaaaaaaaatcgatttttttgaccttttaattggcccgccggtcTTAAAGCAAAACTCATCGCATTTGGCGAAGAAAATTTCCTTTTTACATCGATGTACAAGttcgcagttgttgttgctgtagcagcataaacattccccatatttttACGAATAATGctgctggatataaatccgagtcgtttcAGTATCCTAGAACCTATCGCAGTCTTCTTCTTCGTCTCTTATTGATTAGTACGATATATAACTAAGTGAGTTTaaccgagttcaacaaagtgcGTCAAgcgtttttgaagtgaaacttcttaggcgtcgatggacgaccgagaatggagagtaaaatttcaaggtcatgcaacgttttaagcattttcgttccgcgagaaagaaaaaagatataacgtagaagaAAAGgtgagagagctataccttatatatatcttagatacgctttgggctatttttcctgagtttttccttgtggttgctaatttctagtgagaaataacactgcttaCTTtttgcgcttgtttgttggtgcaaacttgtaggaaatattgttttggtgcctactttgtagcgcttatttccgtttgctggctagtgcttgtgcgtactataaaatgctatccattccggcgtcggatttattggtattgccttgcagtAATgcgtgccgttgctgcggtacTGGAATCGCTGcttttgtgcgggtgataaacgctcagagtaatgcgcgttgttgccacggtttgtgtccggcgtttacctacaccagtcaacccttctccgttttttgtaaattttgtctatttgtattctctgcaaatgttgtgaatttatttatacatatattctttctctctttctctctcattctctctcgggactctccctctttctttgtctgccttgaaagtgtcacttctgttatgtataCAACGcttcacgcacttttttttcttagaagCTCCAGGTGCAGCAAGATCCTTTTCCAGTTAATATTTCCAATGCACAGTGGCCTTATTCTTCCACGGCTGTCACCAGCACCAAGCTGAAAAGCTCTGTCTCTTTGCTAGATAATCTGAAGTTTACACTGACAAAATACCGCTATAACTTCGCTGTAGTAGTGGAGCATTTTAGTAAATAACCAGTGAATGACAGTTTTGGCAGTTTGGCGTGGCGATCCCAGACTTCTTTTCTTAGGGCTACTTGAAGCCGCGGGTTTATCTCAATCAAAATTGCAGTCCTTAGGGTTAATATTTGACAGGATTGGGAACAGTTATCACCGAAAATCATGCGGAGGTTCATGGAAAATGCGTAAAACGGGCGCAAATGTGTGTCAACACTGGCGGCTGCCACTTGACGGATATAAACTTTTCCCCGTGATAAAAACAATTGTAAAAGTCCAAATAAAGATGTCcatcaatcaaaatatttttagtaaaaaagttatttaaaaagaaaattggatAACTACCTTTTTGCCCGTTATTAATCTTCATTGAAAGTGAGCTCTTTGCGAATTGTTGATGAAATAAAGACTTTTGTTACCGTCGGATCAAAATTTATACCAAGCTAGTACTTGTTCGCAATGTAGAGGCCTCTGATGAATTTCCCGTGTCGCTTCAAaccgcacaattttttttcttgacgaAGATATGATACTTTAAATGATACTTATCAGTGGGTATGATTTTCTTTCCGAAGTCAATGGCAGCTGCCAATTGCACAATGCCTACATAATCCCGCTATACCCTCTATATCCTGCCAAAATTTGAatgcacctattgaaaaactctTTACTTTTGATATTTCATATCCATTACTCATCCCATATATAAAAGTTACTTCACcatctaggtaggtaggtagtgcAGTGTCGAGCCCTACATAGAGTAGGGCATCTCTCTAGATGAATCCCATTTTTGCAGCGTGTGGTAAGGTGAGAGAGTATCCCGTCAGTACTTCTACCAATATTTTACAGTCTTTCCtagacaataataaaataaggtaTGCAGTTTTTGTATTCCAAGTTCTTAGCATAATTTTGGCTGTTTTCTACAAGGTTGACAGCGTTCCAAAGCTAGTCCCTCATCTAGTTCCGTTTTCGGAAAAGAGAGTGATGGGTATATGACGTGCTTAAACTCGGCAAGTGAATACCTGCTTTAGCGAGCGCATCAgctcttttctttccttcattccTTTAGGTCCTTCTATCCAGTAAATAGTGACCTGACCATTTCCACAGCGTTCATCTATTTTGGAACTGCATTGTTGCTAGTCCAAGACACCATAATTGCCGTAGTAGCCACTTggctatcaatgaaaatgtttatcTGAGTATTAAGAGGAGCTAATTCCAAAGCCAATTCAGCTGCTTTTGTTGCGCCAtggatttcagcttgaaatatgctATAGTAATTAGGGAGTCAAATTGCGTAAAACGGACAGCCGCTCCTACTCCTTCCGCCATTTTAGACGCATCTGTAAAGAAATTTTGTGAATGGTAAGTGGATTCTAGATCCATTTTGCTTCAAATGACACTAggcattttgtcaaatttaacTCGTGGACTCACGTAGTCTGACCTTCCGTCGAAATCGAGAATGTTGCTGTGACCAGAAAGGCTCTGTGAGAATTGTCCTGACATCTTCAGTCTTAGAGCAGATCATTTTGCTGAATTTCTTACTACTACGTTTGATTGAGTGCCGGTCGAGAACTCTTTCTATTGCCGCTGTTGGGGTTGTGCTCATGGCGCCGGCTCCACATATCCCTACAATCCTTTGCACGCTTTCCACTCTTTTAACGTAACTTAGTCATCTAGCAAGCACATCATAATTGGACTACCCTGTACGCTTAACTTGAACACTTTTTAGTGTCGCCCAGTGCATTCACATATACTTAAGCTCCTCATAGTACACACacagcatacaaattttatctatatcattgaaaaaaataaaaattcatcatcGAATTGTAATTTGTTTTGGTAAATGCGAAATTTCTCTTTCACTGCTATCTGCCTATCATTAAGTTCCAAGTCGTCTTATCGCTTCGAAAACGATTtgataacaaagtgaaatcacaACAAAGCGTACTCACACACACTCGCCCACAAACTGACTCATCGTAGCCCATGACCGTCATATCTACCGACTtatcgcacacacacatacaaacatagagGTTTCATACACTGCCCTATCCTATAAGCAAGTAGTGGCATTGGTTGTGGTGCATAATTAAGACACCTCGAA from Anastrepha ludens isolate Willacy chromosome 5, idAnaLude1.1, whole genome shotgun sequence includes these protein-coding regions:
- the LOC128863898 gene encoding actin nucleation-promoting factor WASL, translated to MPPPPPGRQGPPPGPPRRPLFKVEIIPPWRRHHHPPPPPPPSQPVVVVVPPAQPPPPPYGGGYYPPPPGPPPPDHYHNPPRY